CGTTTTACTGGCAAATGATATATTAACAGTTTAACTGGACCTCACTCAACACTGCCACCTGGTCACCACTAGTAAATAGCAAACAATATGGGCTAAGTAAGGACCTTATAAAGTTCCCTGGAATGTAGTTTGGTAGTTCCTTGAAATTGGCGACCTGTCACCTATTGAAGGTAATCTGAAACTTTACGTCTGGGATAATCTCAACTTTAGgacttcatttttatttgacaagGGACTGATTATGTAGCTGTCAAAGGTTGACAAAGTTCTTCAGCATGATTCATTCATCCTGTTTAAGGCTTCTAGAGGCATTTTGATACGGCCAATACTCGCTCCATCACACCGTCTCCTTGTGGAGGCACCACACCAGCGTCTGTCCCACCCCCGTCATCGTCAGCACGCGGAAGCCCATCTTCTCCAGCTTGTCCAACACCAGGCGAGGTGGGTCGTCCACATGGTACTCGGAACTACATGAGCATAAACACAAAGTCATTCAACTTTCCACAGATGTGGgatttctctgtgtttcagtaAACTTTGCTTGGAAAGTAGAATGCCGTTAATTGTTCTGGTGCTTGTTCACTTCCTTCCACACCTTGGTTCATTTCCCAGCAGCATTTGAATCAGATTGCCTATGACAACACTTCCCTTATCTGTATTGCATCGGCTTGAATGGTTTATTCTAAATCTGCAAAGCAGCAGCCTTCTTCAACCACATTGGACGGGGCTTTTCATTTCCCTCCATGTGACCTGATCTCAGCTCTGTTATCAATATGGACACGTTAACTGccaaagttaaataaaacacagtgtTAAGGGCCTAATTATGGAAACATGGTGCGACCACATTCACAGCCCACCTGAAGCCGATGCTGCATCCGAGCGGTGCCGTTGCAGTTTACTTCTCCCTGTTTGTGAGATTGTCTCATTAAAATGGTCAAATCAGGATATCACTTCTTCATCCTGTGAGACATTTCATTTGTGGGGCTTTCATGGCTGACACCCTGAGCTGAACAATGCTGACGAATCTCTCCGTTTACTCTTCATCTTCAGATATTGTCCACATTTAGCTATCTACCTGCCTCTTTTACTTAATGTCCAATACTCACAAATTGTTCCCCAGCATGGTTGTTTTCCTTGCTCCCAGGTAATTCATGATGGTAGGATCCGAATATTCATCCCCCACATTTGTTGGACCAGTCTCCTGTAagaagtaactaagtacattaactaTACAGCTGATAGTTTGCTTAAGATTGATTGTGAAGGCTTTGGTAAAACAATATCTGTTATGTGTGCAGCTACACCTGGAGCCCTCTGGCAGGTGCACATCATAATCTCTAATAACTAGACGGACTAAAAATAGATCGTCAGATACTCAGGCTCTAGAATTAGGTTGCACGAGTCGTGCAGTCAACTAAATGAGCTCAACAAGAGGTCGACGACTGAGGaacatgtgtttttgatttaagGCCCCctggcaaaaacaacaacaaacaacatccGCACATTGGTCGCTGCGCTTGTCGGCTTGACTGTTTGTTGTTTCCAGCATGCGGAATATTACGCCTGCATAACTGCAATCTGCGAGTGGCCACCCTGATTGATTACTGGTTTGCGCTATTCTGCTCTGGCAAATAAACAAATCCCTGAATCTACCCGGCTCGAGCGCGTCTCTCCTACAAAGCACGACGCGAGTCGGTTACAGATGCGAGATACACACCAGTCGGATCTGCGTACTGACGAACATGTAAGGCATCGCTGCTCCCCGGCGACGCACCGCTACTCCTGCTACACCGAGGGCGCTTCTTCACGCAGACGCGGCGGTCCTCTCACGGGTTTGCGCTGCTGACGGAAAGCTGTTCCCGGAATGCGGAAACACCCACCGCGGCGGACCAATCGCAGCTCTTCTCGCAGCATCTGTCAACAGCGTCGCGCGCTCCAGCGCTTGAAGTGTTGCCCAACTGATGGCGTCGCTTGTTTGTTGACGTGAGAAACGGTGGCCAGGCGGAGGAAATGCCCTTTATGCTGAGCTCTCATTATTCGGAATGAAACGCCCTCGGTACAGAGGTCCCTTGAAAAGTAAATATGTTGTCTAGTATTTTAACCATTGCTTTTAAAAGCCCTTTAAGCGAGGTTCAACAGGTGTGAGTCTCTACAACATGACACGTGTTCCTTTTATTTCAGGCCTCGCTTTTTGCAAAGACATATACATTTTAACAAACATTACCATTTTGCTTACACTGCCCATAAAGTCACAAGGATtcagtttagaaaaaaaaacacacactgtctggAACTCTAATTTCCTCATCAGAGATTTATTAATTTCCTGCTCAGCGCAACAGTAATAATTTGTAATCAGCCTGGTGGCTGAGGAGGGAAGGTGAAAGACGGAGACCCAGAGCAAACAACAATGGCGAGGACTTTGATAAAATCAGCAATATGAATGAAATGTCACACTGATGACAGAGGAGCCCGACGGACATTTAGCAAGGCTCTGCATGTCATGCTCAGTGGGAAGGGTCATTTAAAGCCTGATGGCAGCTGGATGTTGTGATGGTAGACGCACATGAATCTGAGAAAACCAGAGCCCATTAAGTAGTGCCCTGAACCACAATCAA
The genomic region above belongs to Cyclopterus lumpus isolate fCycLum1 chromosome 22, fCycLum1.pri, whole genome shotgun sequence and contains:
- the gchfr gene encoding LOW QUALITY PROTEIN: GTP cyclohydrolase 1 feedback regulatory protein (The sequence of the model RefSeq protein was modified relative to this genomic sequence to represent the inferred CDS: inserted 1 base in 1 codon) — its product is MLREELRLVRRGGCFRIPGTAFRQQRKPVRGPPRLREEAPSVXAGVAVRRRGAAMPYMFVSTQIRLETGPTNVGDEYSDPTIMNYLGARKTTMLGNNFSEYHVDDPPRLVLDKLEKMGFRVLTMTGVGQTLVWCLHKETV